Proteins encoded in a region of the Mercenaria mercenaria strain notata chromosome 1, MADL_Memer_1, whole genome shotgun sequence genome:
- the LOC128547951 gene encoding uncharacterized protein LOC128547951, with translation MSKLEAYKNRFAVCLSPLYFNYSRAYELAEWIELNRILGAEKFVVYNISTSTNVDQVLGYYSRQGLVNVVQWQLPMRVSTYPKSKEPAEIHYFGQTAALNDCLFRKPLEKDKEDKTVTVAAEMD, from the exons ATGTCAAAACTGGAAGCATACAAAAACCGATTTGCTGTCTGTCTTTCGCCGTTATACTTTAATTACAGTCGTGCATATGAACTTGCGGAATGGATTGAACTGAATAGAATACTTGGAGCCGAGAAGTTCGTGGTTTACAACATCTCTACTTCCACCAATGTAGATCAAGTGCTTGGATATTATTCAAGACAAGGCTTAGTAAACGTTGTGCAATGGCAGTTACCTATGAGGGTCAGCACATATCCGAAGTCAAAGGAACCAGCGGAAATCCATTACTTTGGCCAAACAGCTGCTTTGAATGATTGTTTGTTTCGAA aacCGCTGGAGAAGGATAAAGAAGATAAGACTGTAACAGTTGCAGCAGAAATGGATTAA